tccgATCTTAGCATTCATAAAGGGCGAGCATTAACACGTGAGTAATTGGGTCCTTGTGACTTCCTTGTTTCCCCGCTGAATCAAGGGGAGTCTCCAATTTTATAACTAAGTTTGGTCCCAATTTGAGCTTTTTAGAACATTTCTCAAACACAAGTGGTTTGGCTTCTTTCTCTCCACTTTCAAGAAATCTGACGCCCCAAACGGACATGAATCCATACATTTTACTTCCTTCCATTTCTCCATGATCAAGTAATTGCTTTTCAAGATCATGActtgtttctgtcattttattaaTGTAAACATTGCTGTTTTTTCCACGCAACAAGTTGAATTTGTATATGTATGGAAGGCCTTTAGAGCTGAAAATCCAGATATGGGATTCGAGTTTAAAACTGCAATAAGGAGTCAAAAATAAAGATGTATTAACGTGTACATGACTGTTTTAAAAAGGCCTTAATCAGCATTGTTGATGATTGGGTTTGAAGTCGATGTGAACATTCAGCTGtctcaacattttatttaatttccaGTTCGTATCGTTCTTAAAGGGCGAGCATTAAAAACGTGATAAATTGGGTCATTATGATTCCCGTGTTTTCCCGCTGAACTGAGGGGAGACTCTGGTTTTATAATCAAGTTTGGTCCCAATGTGGGCTTTGTAATATTTCTGGAAAAGAAGAAATTGAAGTGTCGAGTTTGTAGCAAATACTAATCTGTGTAAAGAAacgtgaataaaataaaaagcggcgtattttaaacttttttacatCTGAAGTGTGTAATTCTGCTCCAGTATTGTGGAGATGGCTCTAACAGGCGGATGTGAATCTTTGCTCTCCTTCATTGTGGGGGGGGGGCGGGCTGGGTGGGGGGTTGGGGGTGTGGGGGGTTGCTTTGAAAAGGGACGGGGGGGCTGATTTTTGTATGATGGAGAGACAAACATGCTACAACTGAAACTTTTTCTCAAGTGTTTTTTATTCCAATGTCTCTGTATCCTTTAATGTATCTTgataagaaaagaaataaagatttttttttcttcgtgGTCAGTCActtgttctttttgttttaattttatttaattttcaccAATAAGGCATGGACATGAGAGCCTAAACTTATCTATTGATGTGGATGGTAgttttaaagctttgactttgccgttttggcttttttattttaatattggTGAGGATGAAGTGACCAAATTTGAATAAGACAATGGAGGCCTTTTAATGTAATGCTTTCTTGATTCTCTCACGGGAGGTTTTTGAGTTGACATGATGTGTTGACATGTTGAAAAATTATAAGAAATCAAAGTTAGAATTTTTAAGTTGAATGATTTgataaaaattgagaaaaaactcaaaaagaaATTAAGCTCAGTTTGAGAGTGTAGTAAGTCAAAGAATTACAAAACactcaaaaagttgtaaatttataaGAAACCaaaccagatttttaaaaaaatcttaaatttacaaggttttttaaattaaaaatcgtCAATTGACAAgaaaccaaaaataaatttgcaaGAAATCAAGCTCAGAATTTTTGAGTTtgataagtaaaaaaaattaacaggaaaaaaaagagaggaagaaactaaaaaatgtttgactttgtaaaactgaaaatgtcagGTTCATTAAGTCATTAATTTAGGGcataataaagtcataaatttagggcataataaagtcataatatagttaaaacaaactgaaaaggTGGCTGGATACCTCTAGTTTACAGAAATTTCTCTTTAAAAGTCCTGATGTTAATGTGATAATTCTGAATTAAATTTAAGTATTTCCTGATTAATCATTCCCTTAAAAAGAATTTCACCTGGGTTTTAAAAGCTGACAGCATTTAGAGTGTGTaaacttttcacattttactaaaacaaatttcaaaacaaaattttttttccaccaaattCAAATGTTTGAGCTGCTTTGttaaatttatttgaaaatccAGAGATACAAATTCAAAACATCaaagataaaaattaaacagagatgtaacatttttattttaaaatgggaCATTTGAAGTATATATATCccgtttttaaaaaatataattgactctttttgtgtcatattttcagtatcagctttgattttttttttcagccaatcaAATCTGCAAAATCAAagagtgtttaaatgttaaaaatgatctTAAACAGAGTCTAAATAAATGATGTATCGGTGAGTTTGTTCTCCTCAGACGGTTTTTAATTAGGTTGGTTTAGACTCAGGCTCAGGTGTTAATGTCCACACACCTTTAATGAGGTGACAACTTCCCCTTTAAGGATGTTTATTACAGCATGACTCAGATTAAACATCCGCcacgacacacacacacacacacaaaatagtCCCTCGAATCACTTTAAATAGCTTAATACGATTTAAAGAGTATTAAAGTAGTCAAACAGACGTTTAGGTCTGGATTCAGCTTCATGCCGAATGAAGGACGTGATTGGAGGCTGGAGACGTACATGTGACGTCACTTCGCGCACACCTGTGGCTCGTTTGAAGTGAAGAGCGCGAGGTTAAAAGACAACGTTGCCTCAGTGTGATTCGGGGTCTGTACCATCAAAGCAGCTCACCGTTCCTCAGGTAACCGTCTGCTCGGGGCTGCTGGAGGAGGATTTCATCTGCAATCACCGAAAACCAGAAAAATGTCAGCAGAGATGTTCGAGGTGAGTCCGTTTGACTGTTTTCTCTCTGACCTCTTAAACTCTCAGACcgaatatttttcattttagttcagATTTAGAGGAATCTTTCTGATCCAAAGCTCCCTTTACTCTGACTGTTGGACTCTAAAGCCTCACACTGTTAAAGACTAAACGTTTTACCTACGGAAGCTCAGAGAGTCAACAGCAAAGCTCGCCGATTAACTACATGCCAAAATCCTCTGACTAAACAGTGAAAACACGGAACTCAAAACCATCTGATAAAACGCAGACATGAAGTGAAATCTTGTTTTAGTTAAATATTTGTAGATAAGTTTTTCAGTAAACAATTTCTAACTTGTGACTTAAAATTCTTGTGATTATTTAAAAGCGTCTTGTTTTCATGACTTCGTTTTTTGAGTTccaaataaaagtttaaaaccagacaactgaaaacaaacagatcCAAACAGGggaattaaaaacagctgtgtttATATTTAACCTTAAACCTGTTCAATGTAGACcatgtgaccaaaaaaaaagaacctcAAACACCATGCTCCCTCCATGAGCAGACTTTCTGCATATTCACAAAAATATATGAATGCAGAATTTCTACATTTGAACTGTAATTTCAACTATTTTGATACtcattataattttattttctttatttgtattaatttgtactttttttggcAACGGGAATATTTTCCATGCCAACAAAGACTGGATTTGAATTGACACTCTTGATCCATTTGAACGGTTTCAAAATAAGTCAACTTTTTCATTAAATCTGCCACAGATGAAATTAATCCACTCTGTTAATGGAGGCGATCATTGACACAGCTTTATTTCTACTCTGTACCCATGTGCTTTAGAACTAAATCAGTGGTTTATATTcctgaatatttttgtatttaatgagTGGTTTGTATTTCCTGAAATGGCACATCTCTCAGATCATCAGTatacactaaaactttcaaaataaaatccaattttttttttttcttgtgagggttaagataccaaaagttaagtCAAAAACCTGATCTGATGAGCCTGacactaaaatgtttattaaagtGAACAGtctggggcttttccattacaaagGGCAGCTCTGCTCAACTTGGTTTGACTTGAGGGCACGTCTAGCACGGATGATGCAGCGTTTTGAGTCCTCCTCAATCTCACTCACACTCTGATCCCTACAgtctgatctgattgactttacattgttttaaagcaaaaatccaacCATAGACTGAAAAGCCAACAAATCTGCATTGGCTACATAGCTAGCGTAGTTAACCTAAAGCTAACAAGCTTTATTAAAAgctttattaattttttagGTAGCACAGTGTAGCTTTATAACTATTAAAGCTAAATCAAATTAAGCTTCGTTAGCTACCTTACATCAGTGTTTGTCTATTGGTCAAGCCTAACAACTTCAACTCAAGTCTAACTTTGGATCtaaggacccaccatcaactcatCAATGAGAAACTGTCCTCAATTTGGTATTTTTCAATCAGATTTATTCGTTCAAATTGGTACAATCTGTGCCTCATGTAGTTTCCTGACCTCCAAGCCCCCaggttggctgggccccagaaagctctaccctttatccccccttaagTGTGGCCTTGGTCCTGATTTTCTTTATTCTGAAATTCTAATAGTTTTGTGtagaaatgttgaaataaacTTGTCAGCTGTACGAGGTTCCCGTTCTTCATGATTTACTTTTTCTTCTCCAGATGAGCAGTGACGACCTGTTCCTGCCGCCATACCAGGATGAGGAGCTGGTAGATAACCTCCTGTCCAGTGAGGAGTCCGACGGTGACGTAGGAGGTGGCATCTCTCTGGCGAAGGCTCTGCTCCCCCTGGTGGACTCGTCTTCCCCGCCCCTCTCGCCATGGCTCTTCTCCACCCGTTATAAGACAGAGCTGTGCACCAGCTACTCCTCCTCCGGCTTCTGTAAATATGCCGAGCGCTGCCAGTTCGCCCACGGCCTCCATGAGCTCCACGTTCCCTTTCGCCACCCCAAGTACAAGACGGAGCTGTGCCGTAGCTACCACACCACTGGCTACTGTTACTATGGCAACCGCTGCCTGTTCGTACACAGCCCCACGGAGCAGCGCCCTGCTGTCCGCCGCCGCAGGAACGTCCCCTGCCGCACATTCCGCTCCTTTGGCGTCTGTCCATTTGGTACCCGCTGCAACTTCCTGCATGTGGATTGCGGCAGCGTGGACACCACTGATGAAGAGAAGACTCCACCCCCTCCCAGCCCACAGCCACACCCACCACCTCAGACCAAAGAGTGGAGGCCACGCGGCGCTCTCTGTCGGACCTTCAGCTCCTTCGGCTTCTGCCTGTACGGGACACGCTGCCGCTTTCAGCATGGCCTTCCCAGTAAGATGAAGGCATCTGAGCAGACTGCCACGACACCGCCGCCATACCCGAGCAGCTCTGGTCTACCCTCCCCCACCTCCCCCTTCACCTCCACCTCCCCGGactcctccgcctcctcctccccacCGTCTGCCTCGCCACCCGCCGAAACTACCGCCCACAATGCCTTCACCTTCTCCAGCCAGCACCTGAGCGACCTGCTGCTACCGCTCGCCCTGCACCTGCAGCACCTGGAGAGCAGCAAGGGGGCGGAGATCTGGGACAACCGGGCACTCTGATTGGACCAGGACCAGCAGCACTGAGGCCacgcctctttttttttttctcattctttcTGTGGACATTAATTTTTTAACTGAAGGTCATTTTACTTGAGGACTCGTGTCTGCAGGTCATCAGGACTTAATCTGGTTCTGGTCTCTAACTTAAGGATGTAGCTATGAGTgtaatttaagtttttaactATTGTAAATACTTTATTATTGAATTGAGTTAATGAAATGTCTGAGCTCAGCAGCTTCAATAAACTCATTTTAAGATACAAACTCTGGTTTCTGGTTTGAAATGCTTTTTGTCTCCCTAGGTTTTGGGAGAGCCCCTGCAGGATATTTCAACATGTATGATGTATACAGAAGGGTGGCTTTATTACTGCACAGTACAATGAGATAATACTCTACTTGCTCAACCTCACTTATTCATGAAAGCTAGAGAACAAAACTTCTCAGAATCTTGTGCATTCAGTGCTGATGTTGTACCTCAATAGTATTACACACTTAAAGGGAAAAACTGAACATTATAAAAACCGCAAGTTATTTTGCACATGAGACTAAGCGGCCTGGTAATTTTATCACCAAATTCTCAAATATATAACTTATCAAAACTAGTCTGTATGGGTAAATCTATGATACCCATTTTTCATATACACTTAACATTTTGAGCAACCTCCAACAACTCATTGGACCTCCAGTGTAAGTTCATAACATTGAAAGCATTAAAACCACAGAGCTGGTTAGTTCATAGTCATCCACCTCTTTTTTGCTATaaaatggagattttttttcaccccacatttaaaaaaacatctgatttagTACATCTCTAATTTATATATTGCATAGCAAgtgttttttgacattttacttcGAAAACTATCTGTATGGCTTCTAAGAAAAACTCTTCACTCAActatcagttttttttatgtttataacCTGCACTGATGGTGTCTGTTGGGATCGTCTATGATTGGGACAGTGGCTGCATTTTTGGGTTTGTTTTGAAGTTAAAAGCACTGAAACTGCTGACCACAAATATAagaacatacattttttttcttagaagCTCGGCCATTATATCTTTAAACCAGAATCCTTTTAAAGAAGACTAAAACCGATCATATATTTTTCGGTCAGATTCATTAATTAAGAACATTTCTAGGGTCAGAGGTAAAACCAACGATTTTTTTAACacgtcttattttgaaaagttcccgCATGTCTTCGATTCTCTTCCGGTGTTACGCTACTTTGACACCGATAATGTAGCACTTCATGCTAGCACCTTGCAACGCAGCTATAAAGTTTTCTACAAGTAACGAATGAAATCAGATCTACAGCCGATTTAGATAAAAGGTAATGGTTGTTTTGATTATTAAATATTCAGTGTTTAACATTTGAACTGTTTTGGAGCTCGCCACTAGCAGATTATGTGTTTGTAGCTAGCATTGCTACGATCGGTGTGATGGTTCAACTAGTTACCATGCTGACTGATGACTTATCACGAAGTGCGAAGTGATTTTCTTAGGAACAGATGcggttttgtttatttttccaccaCATTGACAATAGTTCTTTAAATGAGAAAGAGTTAAACAAAGACACATCCGTCTTGACCCCTCCTGTCCTCAACGTCTACTAAAAGGCatcagttaacacggtcactctgTACATCAGTACACTGTTAACTAAATGTCAATGGCTCAGTCTAGAAACATGGTTTATTTACACTGTATTTAACCTTTGAAAGTCCACTGCAGAAGTTTCCGCATTGTATTAAAGCTATATACATTTTAGCTTAATGTTTAATTTGTCACTTTCGTATTTTTTCCGGATAGACTGACCcgctttttattttgttagcaTCAAAGATTAGCATGCTGGAAAGCGATTCTGCGCCTGCGCCATCGCGCAAAACAGCCAAGAGTACCCAAACCCTCCTGGAAAATGtgctgatttaatttttaaaatttaatattgtcacttaaaacacaataaatgtaTCTAAAGTGGACATCTGAACgaattgtatttgttttgttgtgtatttgAGATATAGATAACCTGTAAAGCGgatctatttttttattaaattatataAATGTAGGTGTATCATGCCCACTGTTTCAGGGTTGTTGTTTTAGGTTTCGAGAGATTTTTAAGTCTTGAATCGTTTTTTTTCTTAACGTTTAATACCTTTAAAATGGGCATAGTCATcttgttttaatgtattttataatTCCAGTTTTCGTGTCCTCATCGTGAGCATGACGGACCGGGAGGAACGCCGCTTCGCTGAAGTCTCCCGGGACTCTGTCAAACTGATGGCCGAGAGCGCAGGCGTGGAGCTCGGGGACGATGTGGCTGCTGTGCTCGCTGAGGATGTTTGTTACCGGCTCAGAGAGGCTGCCCAGGTCGGTTCTACAGGAACATTTGGGAGGGTTTGCTgaacattggttaaaagttgGTGATCATTACAACTGCAAAGTGCCAATTGCTTATCATAGGCTGTCCATCTGTGTCTGGGATTGGCAACTTTGGTTACCAAGAGGGCCATATTAAGTCTATTATCAATTCCAGAGGGCCACATTGATACAGATTGTCTAATATTATCAATTTAACGGTTTTGATTACTAATGATTCAATGAAAGGAAGAATGTAATaattttatgatcatttataatactgttatttatgttttggAGCTAAAGTGCAAATACAAATTGTTAATAAAATCAGTTTCAAGCAGTTTTTTTCAGTGCAATGAATAAATAGTtgctttttaatttgatatattaTACTTGCATAGTTATTTTTTGACAAGTGCATGTAAAAGATGTATAaggttttacaaaaaaaaaactgcagccaattacatctgtttttttaaataaacaaaacacataCCAATAGTCAAAGATTACAAGagaaatgtttctatttatataaaaaaatgttggtgATTGCATTAAGTGAGGACCCATGTGACCCCTGGCCCACCAGTTGCCCACGTTTTATAAAAACACTGGTAACAATTTGTAATGTTGCCAGTGTTTTCGTATAATTTCAACAGTTTTCTGGCAATTTGGAGTAAATTTCAGAAATTACCCAGAAATCATGTCAGTCAGCTCAATTTCTGCTGAATAGAAGAGAACTAAGGCCAGTGGGAAAAAATAAGGTACAACTTTTTACCccaaaattgtaagaaaagtCATATctcagagaaaaaagtcagaattctgagtaaaaaaatagaattctgtcattttttctcAGTATTTTGACCTTGttcttaacatttaaaaaaattgtaaaaagaaaTCATTGGAATTTGTAAtgaattcttaatttttattcaaAGATTCTTACATTAATCTCAAGTTTTGGttttgatctcagatttctgactttaatttcaaaattctgacttgatctcagaattctttttTCAATATCCATCTTtgatctcacaattctgactttgatttcagaattctgactttattctcaggaTTGGGGAAAAATTTGGATctacaaaacatgaattttttttaaattgtcccTTATACTCCACACTGCTGCAGTGTTATCCAAATAAATACTgacaatgtttgatttttactagaattaTCTAAAAGTTCATTTCAGCTCTAGTTTGATGCCTTCATGTTTTTCACGGTCACAGAGCAGCTCTCAGTTCATGAGGCATGCCAAGAGGAGGAAGCTGACAGTGGAGGATTTTAACAGAGCCCTGCGCTGGAGCAATGTGGAGGTGAGGGGGTAGAGGagtctctctgagtctctcTAAGATTAAAGTAGTCAAAATCGTTCATTACTTTAATGTCTGTGTGTTCTTCCTCAGGCTATCTGTGGCTATGGCGCTCAGGATGCTCTCCCTTTCCGCTCGGTGAAAGAAGGTGAGCTTTTCTTCATAGAGGATCGGGACATTAACCTGGTGGAGCTGGCTTTAGCCACAAACATCCCCAAAGGCTGCGCAGAGACCATGGTCCGAGGTGAGTCCTTGCACAACCAGAAGCCCTCAGTTAATCTAGAAGAACAGTTTAACAATAACTTCTCCTGTTTTCTCctgtcagtgaatgtgtcaTACCTGGATGGAAAAGGAAACCTGGAGCCTCAGgggacaggtgagacacagcTAGATAATTCCTGACTCGTGGTGTAAGTGCATCCTAAATGTCCCTGATGGTATTTTATCTCATCTGTTctcctctggtctcagtcccctCGGCGGTCCAGACTCTCTCAGATGACCTGCTGAAGTATTACCAGCAGATCACTAGAGCCATCCTGGGAGAGGATCCTCACCTCATGAAGGTAAATACTGCTGCACACAGAGATTCTCTGAGGCTAAACTAAAGGTTTTCTaacatttatcttgtttttgtttcaggtGGCTCTGCTGGACCTCCAGTCCAACTCTAAGATTGCTGCCCTCCTTCCTTACTTTGTTTACGTCATCAGCGGGGTAGGTTTACACTTAATATCCACAGTTTCTTAAGACATTTTAATGAGTATTCAGTATACTTCAACAGGGAAGAGCTGCAGCAAGCCTAATCCTGTGTAAATTAAAGGAAGAATTCAATAGAGAGAAGTGCTTTACATATTCAGATAACCACTGGAAGTTCTTAAAGATTTAACATGTATTATTTGCATAAAAGTGCTAAAATTCATCCTTTTTACTCACATTTACTTTACATTTACTCACATATTTATATTGAATGTcaaacaatgtaaaaaaaaaacagtcctcCATGCCTCTGGTTGCAGGTGAAGTCTGTGAGTCATGACCTGGAGCAGCTCAACAGACTTCTTCACATGGTGAAGAGTCTAGTCCAGAACCCGTACCTGTACCTGGGCTCGTACGTACGCAGTCTGGTGTCCAGTGTGATGTACTGCATCCTGGAGCCGCTGGCCGCCTCCATCAACCCGCTCAACGACCACTGGACCCTCAGAGACTACGCCGCGCTGCTGCTCAGCCACATCTTCTGGTCAGGGAAATAGACACTTTAgactcatgtttgttttttttaatgatgggGGATCGTATCTCcatttctgattgttttttccttctctgtAGGACTCATGGCGACCTGGTGAGTGGACTTTACCACCAGATCCTGCTGTCACTCCAGAAGGTTCTGTCTGACCCAGTCAGACCGCTCTGCTCGCACTATGGAGCCGTGGTCGGCCTGCACGCTCTAGGATGGAAGGTATGATCAGGATTTACATCTGTATCTGCATCATTAtgatactttatttttttgcaaaagctAACATAAAAATGGTCTTTCAAAGATTATTGACCTTcctctattttcatttttctctgacATTTGCTCCACTGACTCTCATatctcttttttgtgtgttttttctctccAGGCAGTAGAGAGAGTGCTATTTCCTCATCTTCCTGCGTACTGGGCGAACCTTCAGGCCGTTCTGGACGATTACTCTGTTTCGAATGGTCAGGTCAAAGCAGACGGACACAAAGTCTACGGAGCCATCCTGGTCAGTAC
This genomic stretch from Cheilinus undulatus linkage group 22, ASM1832078v1, whole genome shotgun sequence harbors:
- the cth1 gene encoding cysteine three histidine 1 yields the protein MSAEMFEMSSDDLFLPPYQDEELVDNLLSSEESDGDVGGGISLAKALLPLVDSSSPPLSPWLFSTRYKTELCTSYSSSGFCKYAERCQFAHGLHELHVPFRHPKYKTELCRSYHTTGYCYYGNRCLFVHSPTEQRPAVRRRRNVPCRTFRSFGVCPFGTRCNFLHVDCGSVDTTDEEKTPPPPSPQPHPPPQTKEWRPRGALCRTFSSFGFCLYGTRCRFQHGLPSKMKASEQTATTPPPYPSSSGLPSPTSPFTSTSPDSSASSSPPSASPPAETTAHNAFTFSSQHLSDLLLPLALHLQHLESSKGAEIWDNRAL
- the taf6l gene encoding TAF6-like RNA polymerase II p300/CBP-associated factor-associated factor 65 kDa subunit 6L, giving the protein MTDREERRFAEVSRDSVKLMAESAGVELGDDVAAVLAEDVCYRLREAAQSSSQFMRHAKRRKLTVEDFNRALRWSNVEAICGYGAQDALPFRSVKEGELFFIEDRDINLVELALATNIPKGCAETMVRVNVSYLDGKGNLEPQGTVPSAVQTLSDDLLKYYQQITRAILGEDPHLMKVALLDLQSNSKIAALLPYFVYVISGVKSVSHDLEQLNRLLHMVKSLVQNPYLYLGSYVRSLVSSVMYCILEPLAASINPLNDHWTLRDYAALLLSHIFWTHGDLVSGLYHQILLSLQKVLSDPVRPLCSHYGAVVGLHALGWKAVERVLFPHLPAYWANLQAVLDDYSVSNGQVKADGHKVYGAILVAVERLLKMKALSLSQPPEGGPGGQLGSVAGGLGYRVSSPGLSPPPEPLSEAALGIASHLQAGGAGCPWEEWTPVPLPDMYTELYSFFGDSLAVRFSTGPGLGSYPPFMPSQLSEARKEPPGPASNPETTRKMPQLTANLNISPRQDGSPRTDPLPPSLAATGSGRSLARSSSSSSSVQRSRSSSSRSGQRSAGPSRDVFPKSRFTSPQTGPPAFSFLIGGRQMGRRCQGRRPFQTTFLPTPPLSAVPPRAYAHKLPVIGRVGKPVRRWACSHYSLYLPL